The DNA sequence TCCGAGATGACCGTGCGCGGGAACGTCTGGCGGCCGCCGGGCGGGGACGCCGGCCAGGTGTTCGTCGGGCTCTTCCCGGCCAAGATCGCCGAGGGCGCGCCCGCGCGCTACGCGATCCTGCCCGGCGCGGGCCAGTACACCTTGACCGACGTGCCCCTGGGCTCGTGGTACGTCATCTCGCACGCCTACGGCTCTTCCCCGCACGACGACCGCGGACCGCGGCCGCTGACCGGGTTGTCCGGGCCCGTGACGGTGCACCGGGGGGTCGCGGCGAGCCTGCTCGACGTCCGGTTGCGGCCGCGGCACGGCTTCGACCCGCCGGTGCTGCTGGCGCTGCCCGACCTGCGGCACGCGCCGGCCCGCCGGGCGGTCGCGGTCTGAGTCCACCCCCGGCGGGCGTCCCGGGGAGGGACGCCCGCCGGGTCCGTATCCGGGGAAAGGGGAATCCGTGCGGAGCCGACACCTGACCGTCGCCACGGCGACGGCAGTTCTACCGTCGCGAACCGGAATGGGGGAAACCCATTCGCCGTCCGGGGTCATCCCGCTGCACCGGGCGAATGCCCCGGCGGGATCGCCCAATGGCGTACAATTCCGCGTGGGGGAAATGCACGACCGGGGGAAGCGAGGGACCGATGTGATCAAGGTTCTGCTGGCCGAGGACATGGACATGGTCCGCGGCGCCCTCGTCGCCCTCCTCAGTCTCGAGTCCGACATCGAGGTCGTCGCCGAAGTGGACTCCGGTGACGAGATCCTGCCCGCCGCCAAGGCATCCCGGCCCGACGTCGCGGTCATCGACATCGACCTGCCGGGCAAGGACGGGCTGACCGCGGCCACCGAGCTCCACGAGCACGTGCCGGACTGCCACACCTTGATCCTCACCAGCCTGGGCCGCCCGGGCACGGTCCGCCGCGCGCTCGACGCGAAAGTGAACGGCTTCCTGCTCAAGGACGCGCCCTCGGACAAGCTCGCCAACGCCGTGCGCTCGGTCGCGATCGGCCGGCGCGTCATCGACAGCGAGCTCGCGCTGTCCGCGTGGGAAGCCGACGACTGCCCGCTCACCCCACGGGAGCTGGAGATCCTGGCGCTGGCCGCGCGCGGGCGCAACGTCGCCGACATCGCCGCGGATCTGTTCCTGTCACCGGGAACCGTGCGCAACTACCTCGCCGCGTCGGTCACGAAGCTCAACGCTCGCAACCGGGTGCACGCGATCCGGATCGCCACCGACGCCGAATGGCTCTGAGCGACGCCGGCGCCGGGCCCCCCGGCTGAGTGTCCCGCGGATCCGCGCCGAACCGTGCCAAGGGGACGGTGGCACACACCAGATGGGTGCCACCGGGCCGGGTTCCGGCCGTCAGCTCGCCGCCGAGCAGGCTCACGCGGTGGGCCAGGTTCCGCAGTCCCCGGCCGTGCTCCTCTTCGCAGTCCTCGGCTTCGCCCGGCACGACGCCGTCGTTGAACACGCGCAGCCACGCTTCGCCCTGGGACACCCCGACGGCGAACTCGCACCACGAGGCCTTGCTGTGCCGCACCACGTTCGTGGCGCTCTCGCGCAGCACCGTGGCGAGCGTCGTGTCCACCGCGGCGGGCAGCTGCACGGACTGCGCCGGGTCGAACCGCACGGTCACCCCGGCGGTCGCCAGCACGGCGGCCGCCGACCGGCACTCCTCCACCAGCGAGAGCTCGCGCTTCCCGGCCGCCACCGAACGCACGTCGGCGAGAGCCTTGCGGGACATCGTCACCAGCTCGGTGAGCTCCAGCTGGGCCTGCGCCGGCCGGGCCTCGACCAGCCGGCGGATCAGCTCGACCTTGAGGGTGATGGCCGAGAGGCTCAACCCGAGCAGGTCGTGGGTGTCCCGGCTGAACCGCAGCCGCTCCTCGGCGACGACCCGGGCGGTCAGCTCACGCCGGACGTCCTCGCGTTCGGCCGCCAGCCGGACGAACCAGGCCAGGCCGAACACGGCCACCGCGGCCACGGCCGTGAGCGCGACGCCGTGCAGACCATCCGCAATGGACACGCCGGGTGCCCCCGTCGCGGCCGCCAGCACGCCGACCCCGCTCGAGACGAGCACGAGCACCGGCACCGACACGGCGGGCCTGGCCACCAGCAGGACACTGCCCACGAAGAAGCTGCTGAGCACGCACCAGTCGGGGCCCAGCTGCAGCATCGGCAGCAGGCCGAGCACGGCCTGCAGCACCAGCGCCGGCCCGCGGAAGCGGATCCGCCCGTAGCCGAACCCGACCAGGTGCACGGCGATCAGCGCCACGGCGTACCCGCACGCGACGAGCGCGACGGGCCACGACCGCACGTCCCGCAGCGGGCCCAGCAGCCCGAGCACACCGATGCCCAGACAGACGCCGGCGTGCATGGTGTAGACCAGCCGAGCCGGAAAAGCCTTGCCCGGCAGCCGAGCCGCGGCGTCCGAACGCGACTTCGCCCCGGTTGCTCCCTTTGCCACCTCCCGGTACGACGATCGGACTCTCGTGTCGAGTGCTCTCGCGGTAACAGCCATCGCAGCGCCTCCCCGGAAACGCTCCCCAGTGCCCCAGAACTGCAATCTAACAGCCGTTCCTGAGGATCCGGGTCGCCGTCACGGGGGATTTTGACCGAACTGTGCCGATCGTGGGTGCCGCTGCCCGGCCGGGGCGCCGCCTGCTCGTGGGTGTCCGGCCGGGTCCGGGCGGACCGGCGTTCGGCGGCCCACGGGGGTACCACTGGTCCGCGTCGGGCAGGCCCGGCACCCAGCCGCCCAGGCCGAGCCCGCCGCACCGGGAGTCACACGCGCCACACCG is a window from the Amycolatopsis sp. NBC_00355 genome containing:
- a CDS encoding AraC family transcriptional regulator, with product MDEIVRQAVARAIMTMRDNLGDRLTIDDLARAAMFSKFHFTRVFLRATGLSPGRFLSALRLAEAKRLLATTGISVADISHQVGYNSVGTFSARFSGSVGYSPTGYRQLRGMTPRIAERTGQPGSEMTVRGNVWRPPGGDAGQVFVGLFPAKIAEGAPARYAILPGAGQYTLTDVPLGSWYVISHAYGSSPHDDRGPRPLTGLSGPVTVHRGVAASLLDVRLRPRHGFDPPVLLALPDLRHAPARRAVAV
- a CDS encoding response regulator transcription factor, whose protein sequence is MIKVLLAEDMDMVRGALVALLSLESDIEVVAEVDSGDEILPAAKASRPDVAVIDIDLPGKDGLTAATELHEHVPDCHTLILTSLGRPGTVRRALDAKVNGFLLKDAPSDKLANAVRSVAIGRRVIDSELALSAWEADDCPLTPRELEILALAARGRNVADIAADLFLSPGTVRNYLAASVTKLNARNRVHAIRIATDAEWL
- a CDS encoding sensor histidine kinase; amino-acid sequence: MAKGATGAKSRSDAAARLPGKAFPARLVYTMHAGVCLGIGVLGLLGPLRDVRSWPVALVACGYAVALIAVHLVGFGYGRIRFRGPALVLQAVLGLLPMLQLGPDWCVLSSFFVGSVLLVARPAVSVPVLVLVSSGVGVLAAATGAPGVSIADGLHGVALTAVAAVAVFGLAWFVRLAAEREDVRRELTARVVAEERLRFSRDTHDLLGLSLSAITLKVELIRRLVEARPAQAQLELTELVTMSRKALADVRSVAAGKRELSLVEECRSAAAVLATAGVTVRFDPAQSVQLPAAVDTTLATVLRESATNVVRHSKASWCEFAVGVSQGEAWLRVFNDGVVPGEAEDCEEEHGRGLRNLAHRVSLLGGELTAGTRPGGTHLVCATVPLARFGADPRDTQPGGPAPASLRAIRRRWRSGSRAPGCER